GCGCCGGTCGGGGCCTTCGAAGGGCAACTGTTCCTTGCGGCGATCGTCTTGGCGACGGCCGCCGCCTTCGGGATCTTTGGGGGTTTCGTCGTGGTTGTCCGACATCGCACGCTCCAATGCTTTCGAGCACACGCCCCCAGTTTTGGGTGGAGTGAAGCAGATTGCGACCGTCTTATGGCAACCGACTAGCACCGAACCTGGTTTAAGTTGAAGCCCTTAGGTCGGTAAACCCACAAGAAAGGGCGCCGGATCGAGCCCGGCGCCCTTCTGGTTTTGGCACTCGCGGTGCCAGAATTGCGAAGCTCGTTTACGCTTCGATCGGTTCGAGCGAACCCTTGCCATTGGGGGTTTCGATCTCGAGGCAAGTGCCCTTGTCGACATAGGTCCAGGCATTGCCCTGGTAGTCGACAACGCTCGTGCCCGCGCAGCTTGTGCCTGGCCCGGCAGCGCAATCGTTCTCGCCTGCCTTCGAGACGCCGTAGCATTTTTCTTTCTCGCCGCCGCCTGCGTCAGCGAGCGCCTCTGCTTCGGTCGTGGCCGCGCCTGCGGTGTCGCCTTCCGCCGGGGCTTCTGCGCCGCCCGAACAGGCAGCTGCGAGGCCGGCTGCTGCGGCGAGGGCGATCGATCCTGCAATACGTGTGGTGTACATGGTTTTCCTCCAGTCCAATGTCTCAACAACAACGCAAGATACCGCGCCGTCAACGAGCGATTCGCAGTCAATCAGGGTTTGGTTACAGTGCAAAGTGCAAAATTTTGAAGTGTCGCGGGGACTTGCCCGTTCAGAGACGAGTTTTGCAGTCAATGCGATAAGCCGCTAAGCGCCGCGCTTCGTCACGAAAGAAGGATCCCCGCGAGGATGAATTCCAGTCCCGACCAATCGAGCGAAGCGGCTGGCCGGTCCAAGGCCGAGGTGCTGATCGAGGCGCTGCCCTATTTCCAGCGCTATGCCGGGCGCACTTTCGTGGTGAAGTATGGCGGGCACGCGATGGGCGAGCCGCAGGCCGCGCGCGATTTTGCCGAGGATATCGTGCTGCTGAAGGCGGTCGGGATCAACCCGGTGGTGGTGCATGGCGGCGGCCCGCAGATCGGTGAAATGCTGGCCAAGCTCGGGGTCGAGAGCACCTTTGTCGATGGACTGCGCGTCACCGACGAGGCGACCGCGAAGGTCGCCGAAATGGTTCTTTCGGGCGCGATCAACAAGGAGCTCGTCGGCTGGCTCTCCAATGCCGGGGGCAAGGCGCTGGGCCTTTCGGGCAAGGATGGCGGCCTTGTCACTGCGCGCAAGGTCGAGCGGACGACGCGCGATCCGGAAAGTCTTATCGAAAAGGCGGTAGACCTCGGCTTCGTTGGCGAGCCTGCACATGTGGAAACCAGTGTGATCGACACGGCGGTTGCCGCCGGAATGATCCCGGTCATCGCACCGATAGCGGGCGGCGAGGACGGGGCGACCTACAATATCAATGCCGATACGATGGCAGGTGCGATCGCGGCGGCGCTTGGTGCGGCTCGATTGTTCCTTCTCACCGACGTTGCAGGCGTGCTCGATGGCGAGGGCGAATTGCTGCCCGAGCTTACCCCCGGCGACGTTGCGAAACTGCGCGAGGACGGGGTGATCAAGGGCGGCATGGTGCCCAAGCTCGAAACCTGCGTTTCGGCGGTCGAATCCGGGTGTGAGGCGGCGGTGGTACTCGACGGAAGGGTGCCGCATGCCATGCTGCTCGAGTTCTTCACCGCCAGGGGCGCGGGCACACTGGTGCGCGCATAGGCACGCTGCTATTGGCTTGAACCTGCAAATTAGCGTATTAGATCACTAACACGCCTGTCCTGAGCGGGGCGCCGTAAAAAACGAGAATTGGGATTATCTGAAATGTCCGGATTGATTGCCGTCCAACAAATCATCGGAATGCTAGTGAACGTGCTGATCATGCTGATCGTGATCCAGTTCGTGATCGGCCTGCTGTTCGCATTCAACGTGGTGAACCAGTCGAACCAGTTCCTGATGCAGGTCTACAATTCGATCAATTCACTGCTCGATCCGGTCCTGAGGCCGATCCGGCGCATCATGCCCAATACCGGCGCGATCGACTTTTCGCCGCTGGTGCTGATCCTCGGACTCAATATCCTGCTCATCGTCATGAACGCGGTCATCTACGGATGACCGCAACCCGGATTGACGGAAAGGCGTTCGCAGCCCGCCTGCGCGAGCGTGTGGCGGAGCACGCGACGCGCTTTGCCGAGGTAGCGGGGCGCAAGGCAGGTCTCGCCGTGGTGCTGGTGGGCGACGATCCCGCAAGCCAGGTCTATGTCGGGTCCAAGGGCAAGGCGACGCTCGCCGCCAATATGGAAAGCTTCGAGCACCGCCTTCCCGCCGATACCAGCGCGGCGGCACTGCTCGCGCTGGTCGAGCGATTGAACAACGATGAGAGCGTCGACGGCATCCTCGTCCAGCTGCCGCTCCCCGATCATCTCGACGAGCAAGCGATCATTTCCGCGATCAGCCCGGACAAGGACGTGGACGGGTTTCACGTCATCAATGCCGGACGGCTCAGCGTGGGGCAGAACGGTTTCGTGCCGTGCACGCCATTGGGCTGCATGATGCTTCTGACCGACCGGCTGGGCGATCTTTCTGGGCTGGAGGCGGTCGTGATCGGGCGTTCGAACATCGTCGGCAAGCCGATGGCGCAGCTGCTGCTCGATGCCAACGCCACCGTCACCATCGCCCACAGCCGGACGAAGAACCTCGCCGATGTGGTCCGCCGCGCGGATATCGTGGTCGCCGCCGTTGGACGGCCCGAGATGATCCGCAAGGACTGGCTCAAGGAAGGTGCGACGGTCATCGACGTGGGCATCAACCGCCTGCCGCCCGAGCCGGGCAAGGAAAAGGGCAAGCTCGTGGGCGATGTCGCCTACGATGAGGCTGCCGAAGTCGCCGCCGCGATCACGCCGGTGCCGGGCGGGGTCGGGCCGATGACAATTGCCGTGCTCCTGCGCAACACGCTCGTTGCTGCGTATCGCAATGCCGGACTCGAGGTTCCGGAAGACCTCTGAGGCGCGGTCAGCTTTCGTAAATCCGACGCGCGGCAGGTCTACGATTCTGCATTTCCGGGAGGCTCCATGAAGTACGCGACGACCATCGCCTTGTCTGGCGCGCTAGCGCTCACGCTCTCTGCCTGCGCGGGCGGACAACGCCCCGGCCCTCCGCCGCAGGTCATCGACCGAGCGCTCAAGACCGCGCCGGGCGCCGCGCAGCCGAGCACGGTGGTCGCGACCGAGATCGCCTTTGCGCGGGTGGCGAAGGAAAAAGGGCAATGGACGGCATTTCGCGAATTCGCCGCGCCCGGCGCGATGCTTCACGGTCGCAACGGCGCGTTCACTGCGGAAGCTTTTCTCGCCCAGCAGAGCGATCCCGAGAAGGCTGTCCAATGGGCGCCGCGAACCATCGTGATGAGCTGCGATGGCGCACTTGCGGTGAGCCTGGGGCGCTATCAGGATCCCGAGGGGCTGGTGGGCAATTTCGTGACCGTCTGGGAGCGCCAGAGCGACAACGCCTACAAGTGGGTCTACGATGTCGGCGGGCCGGATACCCCACAGCCTCCGCCGCGCAAGGAAATCGAGGACGGCGACATCGTCGTCACCGCGATTGATGCAGTGCAGGGGCTAGTCGCGACCTGTCCGCGTGCGGGTGAGGCGATCCCCCCGCCGCCTGCCGATTCGTCGGTGGGCGTGCGTGCACAAGACGCCAAGACCTCGCGCGACGGAACCTTGCGCTGGCGCTTCGAGCACCGGGGCGAAGGCGAGAAATTCATCGCCGCGGAGTATTTCTATAACGGCCAGTGGGTCACTGCGATCGAAGAAAGCCTTGCATCCTCGCCCGAAGGGTGATGAGGGCGGCGCGACTGTCCAACCGCCTTCAATAGGGCTAATCACCGCGCCATGGTCCTGACCGAACTGTTCGTTTCCGCCTTCGTCACGCTGTTCGTGGTGATCGATCCGCCGGGCTGCGCGCCGATCTATGCCGGTCTGACCAAGGCGGCACCAGCCAGACTCGCACGCAACATGGCTCTGCGCGCGACGGCAATTGCAGCTGTTATCCTCACGATCTTCGCGTTTTTCGGAGAGGATCTGCTTAAGGCGCTCCATATCGAACTCGACAGCTTCCGCATCGCGGGCGGATTGATGCTGTTCTTCATCGCCTTCGAGATGGTCTTCGAAAAGCGCACGCAGCGCCGCGAAGAACGTGCCGAAAAGATATCTGCATCGGAAGTCGAGGACGTGTCGGTCTTCCCGATGGCGATGCCGATGCTTGCCGGCCCCGGTGCGATTGCGGCGATCATGCTGCTGATGAACGAGGCCGACGGGATGGCCGAGACGCTAGAGGTCTTCGCCGCGCTGGCCGCTGTGCTCATCCTCACCGCTGCCGCACTGGTTGCGGCTGGACCGCTGATACGGCTGCTCGGCGACAAGGTCGAGGCGGTGATCACCCGGCTCCTCGGTGTGCTGCTTGCAGCGCTCGCCGCTCAATACGTGATCGATGGCCTGCGGGGTAGCTTCGGGGTTTAGAGCAGTTCGGCCACGATCCCGCCGGCTACGCCC
The Erythrobacter sp. THAF29 DNA segment above includes these coding regions:
- the argB gene encoding acetylglutamate kinase, with product MNSSPDQSSEAAGRSKAEVLIEALPYFQRYAGRTFVVKYGGHAMGEPQAARDFAEDIVLLKAVGINPVVVHGGGPQIGEMLAKLGVESTFVDGLRVTDEATAKVAEMVLSGAINKELVGWLSNAGGKALGLSGKDGGLVTARKVERTTRDPESLIEKAVDLGFVGEPAHVETSVIDTAVAAGMIPVIAPIAGGEDGATYNINADTMAGAIAAALGAARLFLLTDVAGVLDGEGELLPELTPGDVAKLREDGVIKGGMVPKLETCVSAVESGCEAAVVLDGRVPHAMLLEFFTARGAGTLVRA
- a CDS encoding MarC family protein — protein: MTELFVSAFVTLFVVIDPPGCAPIYAGLTKAAPARLARNMALRATAIAAVILTIFAFFGEDLLKALHIELDSFRIAGGLMLFFIAFEMVFEKRTQRREERAEKISASEVEDVSVFPMAMPMLAGPGAIAAIMLLMNEADGMAETLEVFAALAAVLILTAAALVAAGPLIRLLGDKVEAVITRLLGVLLAALAAQYVIDGLRGSFGV
- a CDS encoding YggT family protein, with translation MSGLIAVQQIIGMLVNVLIMLIVIQFVIGLLFAFNVVNQSNQFLMQVYNSINSLLDPVLRPIRRIMPNTGAIDFSPLVLILGLNILLIVMNAVIYG
- the folD gene encoding bifunctional methylenetetrahydrofolate dehydrogenase/methenyltetrahydrofolate cyclohydrolase FolD; this encodes MTATRIDGKAFAARLRERVAEHATRFAEVAGRKAGLAVVLVGDDPASQVYVGSKGKATLAANMESFEHRLPADTSAAALLALVERLNNDESVDGILVQLPLPDHLDEQAIISAISPDKDVDGFHVINAGRLSVGQNGFVPCTPLGCMMLLTDRLGDLSGLEAVVIGRSNIVGKPMAQLLLDANATVTIAHSRTKNLADVVRRADIVVAAVGRPEMIRKDWLKEGATVIDVGINRLPPEPGKEKGKLVGDVAYDEAAEVAAAITPVPGGVGPMTIAVLLRNTLVAAYRNAGLEVPEDL
- a CDS encoding DUF2282 domain-containing protein, encoding MYTTRIAGSIALAAAAGLAAACSGGAEAPAEGDTAGAATTEAEALADAGGGEKEKCYGVSKAGENDCAAGPGTSCAGTSVVDYQGNAWTYVDKGTCLEIETPNGKGSLEPIEA